A genome region from Euphorbia lathyris chromosome 4, ddEupLath1.1, whole genome shotgun sequence includes the following:
- the LOC136227208 gene encoding WAT1-related protein At1g68170-like, with protein MGHVGEVLHGLKPVILMILSQMILAGMNIFYKLAANDGMSMRVLIAYRWIFASVFTVPLALIFERKNRPKFTWKVLLFSFLTGLSGGCLTQNLIAESMVLTSATYVSAIINLVPCFTLIFSAVLGIEKLGLETRVGKAKVSGILIGISGTMIITFYKGVELKIWSTNNNLFKPNNEMQKPNHHILGCLVAFCTSIIYALWLIIQGKLSKIYPRHYTVAALMSLMSSVQCVILALCIERDWSQWKLGWNLKLLVGIITSGLLLIFVAMTLTMRSAVFVSSFNPLTLLLTAIASSLILQEMLHLGSILGGALIVIGLYLALWGQSKEMKDKAKLVRTKSKLIEVVSHTCTPQALSSKGTAKFPIELN; from the exons ATGGGACATGTTGGTGAAGTTTTGCATGGGTTAAAACCAGTTATTCTAATGATTTTGTCTCAAATGATTTTGGCTGGGatgaatattttttataaattagctGCAAATGATGGTATGAGCATGAGGGTTCTTATTGCTTATCGTTGGATCTTTGCCTCCGTTTTCACTGTTCCTCTTGCTCTTATTTTTGAAAG GAAGAACAGACCCAAATTCACATGGAAAGTACTTTTGTTTTCATTTCTAACTGGTTTATCTGG GGGGTGCTTAACACAAAATTTGATCGCAGAAAGCATGGTCTTAACATCTGCAACATATGTTTCTGCAATAATTAATCTTGTTCCTTGTTTCACTTTAATCTTTTCTGCCGTTCTTGG GATTGAGAAATTGGGATTGGAAACAAGAGTAGGGAAGGCAAAAGTATCTGGAATACTAATAGGAATAAGTGGGACAATGATTATCACTTTCTACAAAGGTGTAGAGCTCAAAATATGGTCAACAAATAATAATCTCTTCAAACCAAATAATGAAATGCAGAAACCCAATCATCACATTCTGGGTTGTCTCGTTGCATTTTGCACTAGCATAATTTATGCACTTTGGTTGATAATCCAG GGGAAGTTGAGCAAGATATACCCTCGTCATTACACAGTTGCAGCATTGATGTCCTTAATGTCTTCAGTTCAATGTGTTATATTAGCACTTTGTATAGAGAGAGATTGGAGCCAGTGGAAATTAGGATGGAATCTTAAACTCCTTGTT GGAATTATAACTTCCGGATTACTGCTGATATTTGTTGCAATGACTCTAACCATGAGAAGTGCAGTGTTTGTTAGTAGTTTTAATCCTCTCACACTTCTCCTCACTGCCATTGCTTCCTCTTTGATTCTACAAGAAATGCTTCATTTGGGAAG CATACTAGGAGGAGCATTGATAGTGATTGGATTGTATTTGGCATTATGGGGACAAAGCAAAGAGATGAAAGATAAAGCAAAACTTGTACGCACTAAAAGCAAACTGATTGAGGTTGTTTCTCATACTTGTACACCTCAAGCTCTATCCTCAAAAGGAACTGCAAAATTCCCAATAGAATTGAATtag